The genomic DNA GCCTCGCACCGCGGGTATGATATCGGGGCTTTATCGCTTTTTAAAGAATTGCAGCCACTGGCAAGCGCCAGTTACTTTTCCGAGAATTCGCGCCTTTTAGTGGAGCTCAACCGCTCACTGCACCACCCGCACCTGTTCTCAGCCTACACCAAACCGTTACCCGAACAGGAAAAGACCGCTATACTTAATGCCTTTTACTTTCCGTACCGCCGGCAGGTAGAGCAGGCCGTACAGGAAATGGTGCAGAATGGCGACCAGGTGCTGCATTTGTCAGTGCATACCTTTACGCCCGTGCTCAATGGCGTAGAACGCCAGACGGATATCGGGTTGTTGTATGATCCGGCCCGAAAAATGGAGCAGGCTATTTGCAAAGTCTTCAAGGAGCATTTCCCATTGGAGCCTGAAAAGCTGCAGATACGCTTTAATTATCCGTACCTTGGCAAGTCCGATGGCTTAACAACGTACCTGCGCGGCCGGTTCTCGGAAGTGCAGTATCGGGGCATCGAGCTGGAAGTAAATCAATGCTTTGCGCAGGGCTCCGCCAAAGTATGGGGGCATGTGCGCTGGCAGATAAAACAGACACTAAACCAGGTACTGCATACCAGCCGCGTGCCTGTGGCAGGTTAAGAATAGTATTTGTTCTATCATAACGCTTGTTTAGCAAAACAAAATCCGGAAATTACTAGTATGGAATCAAGAATGAGTTTGCCTTATTTTAATGGCAGGCATTTATACTTTAATCATACAATCACATTAATCCCTTAAAACTATGAAGTTTAGAAGTTTACTTAACCTGGCAATGGCATTGATCATCGGGCAGCTGCTTTTTGCATGTAGCTCGGCTAAATACTACGAATTTTCTGCGCAAAAGCCAGAAGCTTACAACAAGGTAAAAGATAAGCCGGCCCCCGGGCAAGCTGTCGCTCCGACCTTATCGGAAGTAGCCCTGGCAGCTGCCGAGGAGAAAGCTGCTACAAAAGCAGCGGCGCCTGTACTGGAAGCAAGTACCGTGAAAACACCTGCTGCAGCTCCCAAAAAAGTGGCTGCCTTGCCAGCGGCTCCTGCAAACGTAAACACAGCGGTAACGCCGGCAACGGAAACAAAAACCATCACCGAGGCTGAAGCCGTGAGTATGGCCAAAGCTCGCCTAGCTACTATGACAAAAGCTGAGAAGAAGGAATTTAAGAAAGATGTGAAAGAGGCCTACCGGGCCAGTAGCAATACTTCGATCGTGGAAATCATCCTGGCCGTTTTGTTACCGCCGCTGGCTGTGTTCCTGCACGATGGCATCGGAACTTCTTTCTGGATCAGCATTATCCTGACCCTGCTCTTCTATTTACCAGGTATTATTTATGCCTTGCTGGTTGTAACCGACACGATCTAAGTATAACTCTTTTTACTTAAAACAGAAAAAGCACCGTTACGCGGTGCTTTTTCTGTTTTAAAGGTAATATGCTAACCTCTGTAATTTTGAATGCGTTTAATAAAAATCAGCATACTAGTATATTGCGCAGGCAAACCTAATCCCTCATCTGCATGGACTACAAAGATTACTACAAAGTACTGGGCGTTGCGAAAACGGCATCGCAGGCCGAAATAAAAAAAGCTTACCGTGCTTTGGCCAAGAAATTCCACCCTGATAAAAATAAAGGCGACAAAGCGGCTGAAGAAAAATTTAAAGACATCAGCGAAGCCTACGAAGTACTTGGTGACGAAGAAAAGCGCAAGCAGTATGACCAGCTCGGAGCCAACTGGCGCCAGTACCAGAATGCCGGCGCTGGCGGCCAGTACGGGGGCAGACCAGGTGGCGGTTTCCAGGGGGGCGGCTACTACGAAGGCGACATCAACGATATGTTTGGCGGCGGAGGTGGCGGCTTTTCCGACTTCTTCCAGCAGTTTTTTGGCGGTGGCAGCTCAGCCGGCTTTGGCGGGCAGGCGCAGGGCAGAAGCCGGGCCCAAAAAGGGCAGGATTACCAGGCCGAAATGGATATTACCCTGCAGGAGGCGCACGACGGCACTTCGCGCCTGCTGACAGTAAACAACCAGCAGCTCCGCATCACCACCAAGCCAGGTGTAGCCGATGGGCAAACGTTGCGCATCAAGGGCAAAGGAGGCCCGGCAGCTGGCGGCGGCACAGCCGGCGACCTGTACATCAACATTCATATTCAGCCAGACCCGCGTTTTGTGCGGCAAGGAGATGACCTGCACACCAGCATGCCGGTAGATATGTACACGGCCATACTGGGAGGCAATGCGCAGGTAAATACCCTGGCAGGCCAACTGAAATTAAAGATCCCGGCCGGTACGCAAAACGGTAAGACATTGCGGCTTCGGGGCAAAGGCATGCCACATTATGGCAAAGCGGACCAATACGGC from Pontibacter liquoris includes the following:
- a CDS encoding N-formylglutamate amidohydrolase gives rise to the protein MLKLLLTCEHGGNRIPPEYISLFQGAEEVLASHRGYDIGALSLFKELQPLASASYFSENSRLLVELNRSLHHPHLFSAYTKPLPEQEKTAILNAFYFPYRRQVEQAVQEMVQNGDQVLHLSVHTFTPVLNGVERQTDIGLLYDPARKMEQAICKVFKEHFPLEPEKLQIRFNYPYLGKSDGLTTYLRGRFSEVQYRGIELEVNQCFAQGSAKVWGHVRWQIKQTLNQVLHTSRVPVAG
- a CDS encoding YqaE/Pmp3 family membrane protein, with amino-acid sequence MKFRSLLNLAMALIIGQLLFACSSAKYYEFSAQKPEAYNKVKDKPAPGQAVAPTLSEVALAAAEEKAATKAAAPVLEASTVKTPAAAPKKVAALPAAPANVNTAVTPATETKTITEAEAVSMAKARLATMTKAEKKEFKKDVKEAYRASSNTSIVEIILAVLLPPLAVFLHDGIGTSFWISIILTLLFYLPGIIYALLVVTDTI
- a CDS encoding DnaJ C-terminal domain-containing protein, whose protein sequence is MDYKDYYKVLGVAKTASQAEIKKAYRALAKKFHPDKNKGDKAAEEKFKDISEAYEVLGDEEKRKQYDQLGANWRQYQNAGAGGQYGGRPGGGFQGGGYYEGDINDMFGGGGGGFSDFFQQFFGGGSSAGFGGQAQGRSRAQKGQDYQAEMDITLQEAHDGTSRLLTVNNQQLRITTKPGVADGQTLRIKGKGGPAAGGGTAGDLYINIHIQPDPRFVRQGDDLHTSMPVDMYTAILGGNAQVNTLAGQLKLKIPAGTQNGKTLRLRGKGMPHYGKADQYGDLYVKIDVMLPTNLSDEEKALLEQLRDKQAARAANV